A single window of Melospiza georgiana isolate bMelGeo1 chromosome 19, bMelGeo1.pri, whole genome shotgun sequence DNA harbors:
- the ELN gene encoding elastin, translating to MARQAAAPLLPGVLLLLSILPATQQGGVPGAIPGGGVPGAGFFPGAGVGGLGAGLGAAGKPPKPGVGGLGGVGGLGGLGPLGLQPGAAGLFPGAFPGAAFPGAASAAALKAAAKAGAGIGGVGGIGGPGGLGVSTGAVVPGAVQPGLGAAGKPPKIPGAGIPGAFPGGVLPGAGVRFPGVGVLPGVPTGAGVKPKAPGAGAFGGIPGLGGFGGQQPGVPLGYPIKAPKLPGGYGLPYTNGLRPGGIGAGLLAGKAGYPTGTGVGAQAAAAKAAAKLGAGVLPGVGGIPGVAPGVGIGGVPGVGVGGPAAAAAAAKAAAKAGAFGAGAVPGVGGVPGLVPGVGGVPGAVPGVGGVPGVAGVPSAAAAAKAAKYGAGVPGVGVGGVPGLVPGVGGVPGLVPGVGGVPGAVPGVGGVPGVAGVPSAAAAAKAAKYGAGVPGVGVGGVPGLVPGVGGVPGLVPGVGGVPGAVPGVGGVPGVAGVPSAAAAAKAAKYGAGVPGVGVGGVPGLVPGVGGVPGLVPGVGGVPGAVPGVGGVPGVAGVPSAAAAAKAAKYGAGVPGVGVGGVPGLVPGVGGVPGLVPGVGGVPGAVPGVGGVPGVAGVPSAAAAAKAAKYGAGVPGIAGVPGIAGVPGVPGVPGVPGVPGAVPGVGVGGPAAAAAAKAAAKAAAIGAGRVPGVGVPGVGVPGVGVPGVGVPGVGVPGVGVPGVGVPGLVPGVGVPGVPAAAAKAAAKAAKYGAGGLAPGVGGLAPGVGGLVPGVGGLAPGVGGLVPGVGGVPGVGGPAAAAKAAAKAAKFGAGVGGVPGVVPGVGGVPGVAPGVGGVPGLVPGVGVPGTGILPGAGIPQVGVQPGAKPPKFGVPGVGVPGVGGLPGGLGVGGLGVGGLGAAGKPPKPGVGGPGFGVSPLFPGGVGGLGFGGKPPKPYGGALGALGFRGAGCAAGKYCGRKRK from the exons ATGGCAAGGCAGGCAGCTGCACCCCTCCTCCCCGgagtcctcctcctcctctccatcctcccgGCTACTCAGCAAGGAG GGGTTCCTGGTGCTATCCCGGGAGGGGGAGTCCCAGGAGCAGGCTTTTTCCCAG GTGCTGGAGTTGGAGGTTTGGGAGCAG GACTCGGGGCTGCAGGAAAACCTCCCAAACCAG GGGTCGGAGGACTTGGGGGGGTCGGAGGACTTGGGGGACTCGGCCCCCTTGGCCTGCAGCCAG GTGCTGCGGGTCTGTTCCCCGGAGCCTTCCCCGGGGCGGCGTTCCCGGGAGCTGCCTCGGCCGCGGCGCTCAAGGCTGCAGCCAAAGCTG GTGCTGGCATTGGAGGCGTGGGTGGAATTGGTGGTCCTGGTGGCCTCGGGGTCTCCACAG GTGCCGTGGTACCGGGCGCGGTGCAGCCCGGCCTTGGCGCGGCAGGGAAACCCCCTAAAATACCAG gtgctgggatTCCTGGAGCTTTTCCGGGCGGCGTGCTCCCCGGCGCAG GTGTTCGCTTCCCTGGCGTGGGAGTGCTGCCCGGGGTCCCCACTGGAGCTGGAGTCAAGCCTAAAGCCCCAG GAGCTGGAGCCTTTGGAGGAATTCCCG GACTGGGAGGTTTTGGAGGTCAGCAGCCCGGTGTCCCTCTGGGTTATCCCATCAAAGCTCCTAAGCTCCCAG GTGGCTATGGACTGCCCTACACCAATG GCCTCAGGCCCGGCGGGATAGGAGCCGGCCTcctggcaggaaaggcaggaTACCCCACCGGGACAG GGGTcggagcacaggcagcagcagcgaAGGCAGCAGCAAAACTCG GAGCCGGTGTCCTGCCCGGCGTTGGCGGCATCCCAGGAGTTGCACCCGGTGTTGGCATCGGCGGTGTCCCAGGAGTTGGAG TCGGAGGaccggcagcggcggcggcagcagcgaAGGCAGCGGCAAAGGCGGGAGCTTTTG gtgctggggcagtgcccGGAGTCGGAGGTGTCCCTGGCTTGGTGCCCGGTGTCGGAGGTGTCCCCGGGGCGGTGCCCGGTGTCGGAGGTGTCCCCGGGGTGGCAG gggtgccgtcggcagcagcagcagcaaaggcagctaAGTACG GCGCCGGCGTTCCCGGTGTCGGTGTGGGCGGCGTCCCCGGCCTGGTGCCCGGAGTCGGAGGAGTCCCTGGCTTGGTGCCCGGTGTCGGAGGTGTCCCCGGGGCGGTGCCCGGTGTCGGAGGTGTCCCCGGGGTGGCAG gggtgccgtcggcagcagcagcagcaaaggcagctaAGTACG GCGCCGGCGTTCCCGGTGTCGGTGTGGGCGGCGTCCCCGGCCTGGTGCCCGGAGTCGGAGGTGTCCCTGGCTTGGTGCCCGGTGTCGGAGGTGTCCCTGGGGCGGTGCCCGGTGTCGGAGGTGTCCCCGGGGTGGCAG gggtgccgtcggcagcagcagcagcaaaggcagctaAGTACG GCGCCGGCGTTCCCGGTGTCGGTGTGGGCGGCGTCCCCGGCCTGGTGCCCGGAGTCGGAGGAGTCCCTGGCTTGGTGCCCGGTGTCGGAGGTGTCCCCGGGGCGGTGCCCGGTGTCGGAGGTGTCCCCGGGGTGGCAG gggtgccgtcggcagcagcagcagcaaaggcagctaAGTACG GCGCCGGCGTTCCCGGTGTCGGTGTGGGCGGCGTCCCTGGCTTGGTGCCCGGAGTCGGAGGAGTCCCTGGCTTGGTGCCCGGTGTCGGAGGTGTCCCCGGGGCGGTGCCCGGTGTCGGAGGTGTCCCCGGGGTGGCAG gggtgccgtcggcagcagcagcagcaaaggcagctaAGTACG gagctggcgTTCCTGGCATCGCTGGCGTTCCTGGCATCGCTGGCGTTCCTGGTGTTCCTGGCGTTCCTGGTGTGCCTGGAGTTCCTGGTGCTGTTCCTGGTGTTGGAG TTGGTGGCCCGGCAGCAGCGGCCGCAGCCAAGGCTGCAGCGAAAGCAGCGGCGATCG gagcaggacgTGTTCCTGGTGTTGGCGTTCCTGGTGTTGGCGTTCCTGGTGTTGGCGTGCCCGGTGTTGGCGTTCCCGGTGTTGGCGTTCCTGGAGTGGGTGTGCCAGGTGTTGGCGTGCCCGGTCTGGTGCCTGGGGTCGGCGTTCCAG gagtTCCGGCAGCCGCTGCCAAAGCAGCCGCCAAAGCAGCCAAGTATG GAGCAGGTGGCCTGGCTCCCGGCGTGGGTGGCCTGGCTCCTGGAGTAGGTGGCCTGGTTCCTGGAGTAGGTGGCCTAGCTCCTGGAGTAGGTGGCCTGGTTCCTGGTGTTGGAGGTGTCccag GTGTtggaggtcctgcagcagcagccaaagcagcagccaaggcagCCAAATTCG GTGCCGGGGTTGGAGGGGTGCCAGGGGTGGTGCCTGGCGTGGGCGGAGTGCCCGGAGTGGCACCCGGTGTTGGTGGCGTGCCCGGCTTGGTGCCAGGGGTGGGAGTACCTGGAACTGGCATCCTTCCTGGGGCAG GCATCCCCCAAGTAGGGGTGCAGCCTGGTGCTAAACCTCCCAAATTCG GTGTTCCTGGGGTTGGAGTCCCAGGGGTTGGTGGCCTCCCAG GTGGCCTTGGCGTCGGTGGGCTCGGCGTTGGTGGCCTCG gagctgctgggaaacCTCCCAAGCCAG GCGTTGGAGGTCCCGGCTTCGGCGTATCACCGCTATTTCCAG GTGGGGTCGGCGGCCTGGGATTCGGCG GGAAGCCCCCCAAGCCCTACGGAGGAGCTCTGGGTGCCCTGGGCTTTAGAG GCGCGGGCTGCGCGGCAGGGAAGTACTGCGGGAGGAAGCGGAAGTAA